Proteins found in one Salvelinus alpinus chromosome 11, SLU_Salpinus.1, whole genome shotgun sequence genomic segment:
- the LOC139534209 gene encoding G-protein coupled receptor 22-like isoform X2, with protein MMSSKEALSLKVSLTGFLLLEIVLGLSSNLTVLVLYCMKQNLITSVSNIVTMNLHVLDVLVCVSCIPLTAVVILLPLEADTALVCCFHEACVSFASVATASNVLAITVDRYDISVRPANRMLTMGRAVALLGLIWAMSFFSFLVPFMEVGFFSDFGSEFVNQTAVASVVHTNEYYTELGLYYHLLAQIPIFFFTAVVMLVTYYKILQALNIRIGTRFQHNQPKKKPRKKKTISLTTATQVESTDASQGSGAVRGGGNPPAVLSMRTSVSVLMALRRAVKRHRERRERQKRVFRMSLLIISTFLLCWTPITVLNTVILSAGPSDFTVKLRLGFLVMAYGTTIFHPLLYAFTRQKFQKVLKSKMKRVVSVVEAEPTPNNVVIHNSWIDPKRNNKKVTFEETEVRQKCLSSQDPDSNNIVCHP; from the exons atgatgtcaagtaaagaggcactgagtttgaag GTGTCACTGACAGGGTTCCTGCTGCTGGAGATTGTGCTGGGCCTAAGCAGTAACCTGACAGTGCTGGTCCTCTACTGCATGAAGCAGAATCTCATCACCTCCGTGTCCAACATCGTCACCATGAATCTGCATGTCCTAGACGTACTA gtgtgtgtgtcttgcatCCCTCTGACTGCCGTGGTAATACTCCTCCCCCTAGAGGCTGATACAGCGCTGGTCTGCTGCTTCCACGAGGCCTGTGTCTCCTTCGCTAGCGTAGCCACTGCCTCGAACGTGCTAGCCATCACTGTCGACCGCTACGACATCTCAGTGCGTCCAGCCAACCGCATGCTAACAATGGGCCGCGCCGTGGCTCTGCTGGGCTTAATTTGGGCTATGTCCTTCTTCAGTTTCCTGGTCCCCTTCATGGAGGTGGGCTTCTTCAGTGATTTTGGCTCAGAGTTCGTCAACCAGACTGCAGTTGCCTCTGTGGTCCATACTAATGAGTACTATACAGAGCTGGGGCTGTACTATCACCTCTTGGCTCAGATACCCATCTTCTTCTTCACGGCCGTAGTCATGCTGGTGACCTACTACAAGATACTCCAGGCACTGAACATCCGCATCGGGACGCGCTTCCAACACAACCAGCCCAAGAAGAAGCCCCGCAAGAAGAAGACCATCTCCTTGACCACCGCAACGCAGGTGGAATCTACAGATGCGTCCCAGGGCAGCGGGGCAGTCCGAGGGGGCGGAAACCCACCTGCGGTCCTGTCCATGCGGACCTCCGTCTCCGTCCTCATGGCTCTGCGCAGGGCCGTTAAACGCCACCGGGAACGGCGGGAGAGGCAGAAACGCGTCTTCAGGATGTCCCTACTCATCATCTCCACCTTCCTGCTCTGCTGGACGCCCATCACAGTCCTCAACACGGTCATCCTCAGCGCAGGGCCCTCAGACTTCACGGTCAAGTTGCGGTTGGGTTTCCTGGTCATGGCCTACGGGACGACCATCTTCCACCCGCTGCTCTACGCCTTCACCAGGCAGAAGTTCCAAAAGGTGTTGAAGAGCAAGATGAAGAGGGTGGTGTCCGTGGTGGAGGCTGAGCCCACGCCCAACAACGTGGTCATTCACAACTCCTGGATCGACCCCAAGAGGAACAACAAGAAAGTCACCTTCGAGGAGACTGAGGTCAGGCAGAAGTGTCTATCTTCCCAGGATCCGGATTCAAACAACATCGTCTGTCATCCATGA
- the LOC139534209 gene encoding G-protein coupled receptor 22-like isoform X1, producing MHTPPVLISEAAMSNVTVLDTSDPSNLDMTQSAAPYPVSFQVSLTGFLLLEIVLGLSSNLTVLVLYCMKQNLITSVSNIVTMNLHVLDVLVCVSCIPLTAVVILLPLEADTALVCCFHEACVSFASVATASNVLAITVDRYDISVRPANRMLTMGRAVALLGLIWAMSFFSFLVPFMEVGFFSDFGSEFVNQTAVASVVHTNEYYTELGLYYHLLAQIPIFFFTAVVMLVTYYKILQALNIRIGTRFQHNQPKKKPRKKKTISLTTATQVESTDASQGSGAVRGGGNPPAVLSMRTSVSVLMALRRAVKRHRERRERQKRVFRMSLLIISTFLLCWTPITVLNTVILSAGPSDFTVKLRLGFLVMAYGTTIFHPLLYAFTRQKFQKVLKSKMKRVVSVVEAEPTPNNVVIHNSWIDPKRNNKKVTFEETEVRQKCLSSQDPDSNNIVCHP from the exons ATGCATACCCCTCCTGTGCTGATCTCAGAAGCCGCCATGAGCAACGTGACTGTCCTCGACACCTCGGATCCCTCTAACCTCGATATGACCCAGTCTGCCGCCCCCTACCCCGTCAGCTTCCAG GTGTCACTGACAGGGTTCCTGCTGCTGGAGATTGTGCTGGGCCTAAGCAGTAACCTGACAGTGCTGGTCCTCTACTGCATGAAGCAGAATCTCATCACCTCCGTGTCCAACATCGTCACCATGAATCTGCATGTCCTAGACGTACTA gtgtgtgtgtcttgcatCCCTCTGACTGCCGTGGTAATACTCCTCCCCCTAGAGGCTGATACAGCGCTGGTCTGCTGCTTCCACGAGGCCTGTGTCTCCTTCGCTAGCGTAGCCACTGCCTCGAACGTGCTAGCCATCACTGTCGACCGCTACGACATCTCAGTGCGTCCAGCCAACCGCATGCTAACAATGGGCCGCGCCGTGGCTCTGCTGGGCTTAATTTGGGCTATGTCCTTCTTCAGTTTCCTGGTCCCCTTCATGGAGGTGGGCTTCTTCAGTGATTTTGGCTCAGAGTTCGTCAACCAGACTGCAGTTGCCTCTGTGGTCCATACTAATGAGTACTATACAGAGCTGGGGCTGTACTATCACCTCTTGGCTCAGATACCCATCTTCTTCTTCACGGCCGTAGTCATGCTGGTGACCTACTACAAGATACTCCAGGCACTGAACATCCGCATCGGGACGCGCTTCCAACACAACCAGCCCAAGAAGAAGCCCCGCAAGAAGAAGACCATCTCCTTGACCACCGCAACGCAGGTGGAATCTACAGATGCGTCCCAGGGCAGCGGGGCAGTCCGAGGGGGCGGAAACCCACCTGCGGTCCTGTCCATGCGGACCTCCGTCTCCGTCCTCATGGCTCTGCGCAGGGCCGTTAAACGCCACCGGGAACGGCGGGAGAGGCAGAAACGCGTCTTCAGGATGTCCCTACTCATCATCTCCACCTTCCTGCTCTGCTGGACGCCCATCACAGTCCTCAACACGGTCATCCTCAGCGCAGGGCCCTCAGACTTCACGGTCAAGTTGCGGTTGGGTTTCCTGGTCATGGCCTACGGGACGACCATCTTCCACCCGCTGCTCTACGCCTTCACCAGGCAGAAGTTCCAAAAGGTGTTGAAGAGCAAGATGAAGAGGGTGGTGTCCGTGGTGGAGGCTGAGCCCACGCCCAACAACGTGGTCATTCACAACTCCTGGATCGACCCCAAGAGGAACAACAAGAAAGTCACCTTCGAGGAGACTGAGGTCAGGCAGAAGTGTCTATCTTCCCAGGATCCGGATTCAAACAACATCGTCTGTCATCCATGA